The Novosphingobium sp. G106 DNA segment CGCGGCGATGTGCCGCAAGCCGCACCGCTGATCGGAGGGCTCCCCGCCAAGGTCGTCATGGCCGATACCGCCTACGATGCCGACCACTTCCGTCAGGCCATCGCGGCAAAGGGCGCTGTCGCTGTCATACCCAGTAACCCGTCGCGCGCCCGCAAGCATCCACTCGACAAGCATCTCTACGCGCAACGCCATCTCGTCGAATGCTGCTTCAGCAAGCTCAAGCAGTTCCGTCGGGTCGCCACTCGCTTCGAGAAAACCGCTCGAAACTATCGCGCCGTCGTCACCCTCGCCGCAATCGTCCTATGGCTCAGATAAGTGTCCACACAACCTAGCCTGCGAGACAACGTTGACCGGCCGATTTTGAGCCGGCGGGCAACCTCGCTCGCATTGCCTTCGTAGCGACGCATTGCATACTCGATAATGTCGGCCTCGATCTCGCGGAACGTTCGAATTTCACCGTCCGTTCCAAAAATCGAGATAGTTACAACCTCGGTCACCGTCATCGCGCGTCCCTTTTTTCGCGCGCCAAAACCGTCCGGTGGGCTAAAAGTTCCCAGCAGTTGGTGCTTGTTACAGGTGCACCTTGCTGCCTGGTTGGTTATTCCCAACATCACCAATGCTTAAGACATTTGACGGTCTATGCGCCCGTGCTGTCGTAATGATCCAGGCCCCCAAGCCGTTGACCAGATTGGGGCGGCGGCACACATCGATCCATGGGGATAAGTGAGAGACGTTCCGCAGCGCCGTGCCGCGAAGTTCATTGCGAACGGTTCTCGTTCGACCGGATCACCGCCAGGAGTTGCTTCCTAAGGCTCGGGCTAGCGAGGTGACCAAGGACAGCGCTGTAGCCCTCTCGTATCATCACACGCTCGATTTCTTTGACGTTTCGGAATTTGCCGCTCTTCGCCAACTCGAAAGCGCGGGCGACCGGGTGATGAGTTTTCATGGTTCGAGGGTCGGTGCGATCTTGACGAAGCTCCGCCGAAGCTTGGAGCAGCAGGTTCCTACAAAGCTAATGGCCAGGGTTTCCCCACCGCCGGCCAAGCACTCCCGATTTGCCCCTGGGAACGCTGTAGGCATGACGGCGCGCGGTCGTGGCATCCTCAGTTGGGAAACCGTGTTAACCTTGAAAAAGCCCCCCGGCCGGCAGGGTCGGGGGCAAGGTGGAAGGTCGGTCAACCCTCGTGTCGCATGCCGCGTCAGGGGGTGAGCGGCGGCACATTGGTAAAACGCACTCGACCCCAAAGTGTATCCGGCGCGCAAAAGAAACCCCCGCCGAAGCGGGGGCAGGTGCGTAAGGCCTAGGCAGGTCGCATGCCCATGATATTCCAAACCTACGCCTTCCCCGCGGAAGCGCCTAATTGCCGTTTGCCAAGCTGACTGAACGAAACTCAGAAGCCAAAGAGGCCGCTTGCATGGACAAGCGGCCTCTAAGGTTAATCGAACAGCCGATGAGCGTTTCGGCCAGTCAGAGGAAGAACGGTGCTTGCTTCCGAGGTTTAAGCCTTGGCGCTACAAGCGTCCTTGCTGCCAGGGTGAAGCGGCAGCAGGGCGCTCGGGCGGTGGGAGTGTCCATACCAACGCGCCATGCCTTCGCTTGTCGAGGTCAGCAAGCTAAGGTAGTTCAATAACGCTGGCCTGATCGGACGTTCCCTCCGGACAAAAAAATACCCCCGCCGAGGCGAGGGTAGAGGTTTTGGCATGTCGGAAAAGTGAATGCCGGCGATATTGCCGACAAGTTTGAGACGCCGCTACGGTCAGAAATACTCACCCTTACCAACGGCATATTTGTTCTGCCGTGAGGAGAAGCCCAGCGCGTCGATATGGGCGATGAGGCGCTCGATCAGGTCTTCTTGCTCGGCGCGGGTGAGCCAGCGGGTGGCCTGACCCAACAGGTTGGTGGGGGAGCGCGTAAGTGCCCCCTATGTTGCGGACTTGGTTGCCCATGGTCACCGCCTCCGCTTGTCGAGGGCGTCGAGCAGCGAGGTTGCGATAGTGTCGCGGGTCATGGACTCTATCGCGCGAAGTTGATGAAGCACCTCTTCTTGTTGCGCCAGCGGTGCGGTGCGCAGCATCGTAACCACCAACATAAACGCCAGTTTGGCACCTGAATGGCGCTCAGCCTTGGCACGGACGCTGGCGAAGCGCAGGACGTTACCCGGGCGGTCACCATCGTCGAGAGCATCAAGCGCCCACTCGCCCATCGACTTGTAGCTACCGCGCTGACGCTTGCGGCCCTTTGCACGTGCGTCGGGGAATTGGAGAACGGCACCCATCAGCGTGCCTCCCCGAGTACGTGGCGCATGTCCGCGACGGTCTGCGCAATAGCTTGGTCTGACCACGATCCGGTCTGAGCGTCCGCGCTCGCCAGAAGATATTCGAGCTTCCAGAGAAGCGCCGGCAGGGTCGGCGCTGGTATCTCCATCAACGCCCAACGCGTTTCGTGCTCTCGGTCTCCCAGCTTGTCGGCCTTGTCGTCGGCCTCGCCATAGCCCAGCCGATCCCGGATCGCGTCGAGTTGGGCTTGCCGCTCGTCCGCCGCCTGCACCAGCAGCCTGTCGAGCCGGAAGCGCTCTTGGACATCGGGGATATCATCGAGCCTGCAACGCCCTTCGGCCACGTCGGCCAGCCTCCTGCGCGAGCGGGTGACCTGCCACTGATCGTGCGTGGCAAGCTCGATTGGCCCGGAATATCCGACCACAACGTGCGGCAAGGCTTCGGTCTGTCGCGAGTATTCCTCCAGCAGTTTCAGGAAGCCGGGCGTGAACGCGTCGCTGGCTTCCTTTGGCTTCAAGGTGCACGCGCATGGCGGCATCCCAGTCCGCGTTATTAGCGGCTTCGATTGCAAAAGCCGGCATGGTTGCCAGCATGGCGATTGCGGGGGGTGGCCATGAGCAATGCTCGCCTGTTCAGCTCAGTTATTGCCGCCTCCCGCGTTTGCGATGGTTGTACGCAGGTGACGAAACAGCGCCGTCTTTTCGTTGGCGGTCAGGCTGGTGATCATCATCTGACCCAGCGCCAGTTCGGCGTCGGTCTGATTGCCGATGATGAGGGCCAAGCCGAGGCTGTTATCGCCGACGTCGTAGCCACCGCCGAGGGCGGCGAAGTCCGTAAGCCAGGCTTGGGCGTCGAAGGCGTGCACGATCGGCACGCCCATGTTAGTGGCGTTCATAGTCGTTTCCTTGTTGCTGCAAGGTTGCGATTAGGCTCGGCTTCCCGTTGCTGCGGGTTGTCGGGCCGTCTCGTTACGTAACGGAGCATCATGCTACCGTCAATAGCGTTACGTAACGGATTGCACTTTGAGCCGATGTGCGTTACGTCACGCTCATGTCTCCTATGAGCAATGCTGAGCGCCAGAAGCTCCACCGACAGCGCCTTCGCGAACGCGCTTCACTCGATAACGTCAGCTCTCAGGTTCGGGCCGTGGTCGAGCGTGCGATTGAGGCCATGTGGACCTATCTCCGCAGACCTGACGATGAGGGCCGGACTGATGGGTCTCTCGATGGCATGAGCAGCATTGAAGACTTGCGGGCTTCCATGGCGGACGGCACGGGCTTGCCCGACTGGTGTCGCGATCTAATCAAATGCCCTGAGGACATGACCCCGGATGAGGCGAAGGCGATTGCTGCGGTCGTCGAGATAGCCAACGAAATAGAGCTGACCGCTTACCGGACTAAGCCAAAGGTACGCCGCCGCTAGGCTCGCTACTTCCCAGAACGCCCGGTCACTTTGTGGACCTCGCGCTTGAGAGGGGGGCAAGTCCATATCGCGCACGGCCACCATGATCGAACCTGAGGCGACAGCAAGGAAGTAGGGCAGCACGAGAAGACCGGCGAACCAGTAGGCGCGCTTCGTCGGCTCACTGATCAAGCCGACGCTGAACAGACCGTAGAGCGCAAGCGCTCCGACCAGAAAAGCGGGAAGGAACATCGGCGCGAAGATCAGGAGCAGGTTAAGGCCGGCCCGCCACGTGCGCAGGGTATCCTTGAGCCATTGCATTCGGCGATAATGCGACGAAACGCGGCTTGCGTCTAGCTAGTCAGCACAACGGCGATGAACAGCCCAAGCCCGAGGATGCCGTAACCCGCTCGGCGCGCGATTTGCTCGGGCTCGGTTTCCATCGCCGCATAGGCGGCGAGGCCTACCCCGAAGCCCGCGACAGCCATCTTCGCTAGCTCGATCACGCTCACTTGATCTCCTCGCCGCCGCCGATGGTACGGAAGCGCCCTTTCGCTTACGCTGGCCATTTAGGCTGCTGTAGGCCGATTTTGCCGAATGAGAGGCACAAAGTGTCAACCCCCGATCAATATTCGTACGGAACCCTAGTAGGCTGGACCACACAGGATCTCGGTTCGAAAGTGGTGATACGCCTGCAAAGCGTAACCACGCCGACGCCTCACTCTGAATCGGATGTCCATTCGGCCTACTTCATGATGGACAAGAACCAGGCGGTCCAACTTGGCCACTGTCTCTACGAGCTGGCCGGGCAACGAGCACCGGCGACACGGAAGCGGTTTTGGCTGCGGCGGCTTTTCGGGAATTAGCATCGGTTGGCAAAGGCTGCCTTGCAGTGTGGTCTTTCTTTGTTCTAAAATAGGGCATGCCGTCTGAGTCGCCCCCGGCCGTTGTCGCCTCTGCACTTCGAACGATCTCGCGGCCCTGGCAGAGGAGCTTGCTGAGCGGATGTGGGAGAGGCAGCGGGATCAGGAGATCGATCCCGCCTGGAAGGATGTCAGCGCCTACTGGCATCAGGCAATGATGCAGTTCGCAGAAGCCACGATCAAAATGCTCGGCCATGGATGACGCCCTCGCCGTGCTTCGGGCCGCGGTTGCACGCAGCCACGAGGGGCTGCAGACCGGTGCCGACGTTCGCTTGGCACTTCGCGCGCTGCGGTTCGTTGGAATACCCGCAGAAGCGATCAGCTATTTCTGGAGGTCATGCCAA contains these protein-coding regions:
- a CDS encoding helix-turn-helix domain-containing protein, whose translation is MLGITNQAARCTCNKHQLLGTFSPPDGFGARKKGRAMTVTEVVTISIFGTDGEIRTFREIEADIIEYAMRRYEGNASEVARRLKIGRSTLSRRLGCVDTYLSHRTIAARVTTAR